One Brevibacillus choshinensis genomic window carries:
- a CDS encoding ArsR/SmtB family transcription factor: protein MSSSSSPNVSEVASLIGEPSRVAMLLSLLGGKALPASELARAARITPQTASAHLSKLVEGGLLVNESYGRHRYYRLANAEVAHAIEALLAIATPKPIRSLRESDQVRAMRYARTCYDHLAGEVGVALTDRLLALQLIEEIDQDFVLTEAGKDKLGKLGVDLHFSPKSRRRFARPCLDWSERRHHLAGVLGASLTKRLFELGWIERMPDCRAVRLTPAGETGLTEQFGVPIPPPKEAVR, encoded by the coding sequence TCGGAGAACCGTCCCGCGTAGCCATGCTGCTGAGCCTGTTAGGCGGCAAAGCGCTGCCTGCCAGTGAGCTTGCTCGAGCTGCCCGCATTACTCCCCAAACGGCCAGCGCTCATCTGTCCAAGCTGGTCGAAGGTGGCCTTTTGGTGAACGAGTCTTACGGACGGCACAGATACTACCGGCTCGCGAATGCAGAAGTGGCACATGCTATCGAAGCGCTGCTCGCTATCGCGACTCCCAAGCCCATCCGTTCATTGCGTGAATCGGATCAGGTACGGGCGATGCGTTACGCTCGCACCTGCTATGACCATTTAGCCGGTGAAGTTGGCGTGGCGCTGACGGATCGGCTGCTCGCCTTGCAATTGATCGAAGAGATCGATCAGGACTTTGTGCTGACCGAAGCCGGCAAAGATAAGCTCGGGAAGCTCGGCGTCGATCTCCATTTCAGCCCCAAAAGCCGGCGTCGCTTTGCCCGGCCTTGCCTGGACTGGAGTGAACGCCGGCACCACCTCGCTGGCGTCCTCGGGGCCTCATTGACCAAGCGGCTGTTTGAGCTCGGCTGGATTGAGCGTATGCCTGATTGCCGAGCTGTACGCCTCACACCTGCAGGTGAAACGGGACTGACCGAACAGTTCGGGGTACCGATTCCCCCGCCGAAAGAAGCCGTTCGCTGA